The following coding sequences are from one Rutidosis leptorrhynchoides isolate AG116_Rl617_1_P2 chromosome 11, CSIRO_AGI_Rlap_v1, whole genome shotgun sequence window:
- the LOC139876107 gene encoding uncharacterized protein, which yields MSTPLNIPLKDIESITNKFSEANFIGKGFLGKIYQGQLSVSGELIDVAVRRLDHSFWLQDIAFEKEISILSSLKHENLVSNVGLCKENHEMIIINKREPRGSLKMHLSDPRLTWMKRLKISVGVASVLSYLHNLKPKSVVHHNVNSYSILLDEKWEAKLSGFEYSMIIPPARDLDLTYEKLGIGTYKSDVFSFGIVLFEILCREKAFAGNDDDGSFKTSLAIFQYENRKLHKFVDPDLLRQMDQQSFNILSKTAYDCLKEPRSPPNMKDVLKRLKRALEYQHKHESPERSTIALERPLPNHLILKVKNMEHMRIQLKDILLATENFSSGRLILSGGYGGVYKGKLHHVDRRYLYDIEGENECDVAIKRISDPEDEIAKEGFYAEIEMLTKCKDSNIITLLGFCDEGSSMILVYEYAPNKSLADYIRKESSIHNLSFAKRIKICLDVAKGLNCLHTKDGDRHEIVHRDIKSDNILLGKNLDAKIGDFGLSTFVSVSKELNPLYYTINAGTKAYMDPQYAKEKKLKIEIDVYSFGVVLFEILFGKLAYDPIFSSRNNKGLAVVACQHFESGTLIEMVDPKIKQETIETIFASVIGPNQDSVNTFSQIAFQCLNESQNHRPTMKVVIKELQKALLFQENRKDIFRAPLDVIKLATNNFSDSQCIEKEGFWNTYRGEISHASSGHTIICDVKRLDTSRLETEDAFPTELKILLEHKHENIISLLGYCDEKDEKIIVYEHASSGSLNKYLNDGSVTWAKRLEISIDIARGLEFLHEGIVADEIVIHRDIKSGNIRLDGDMKAKIAGFGLSIIRLTNQKKVFLTDYVSGTKFYIDPDYFKKGLLSKECDIYSFGVVLFEIMLRKFAYSDEMLDHIGPTLKGLYKKGKLDEMVVEGTTEQISPESLTIFKRIAIQCLHDIREERPTASELVIQLKKALEIQEKGMDIIKISFEDIKSATDNFNEKRCIGKGGFGKVYKGILPHANGQNIIVAAKRLQRNGTSGQGDPEFHQELEILFKFKHKNIINLEGYCDEMDEKIVVYEYASKESLDKWLNNKSLTWLKRLAICIDIASGLDFLHGGFSRQEAVIHRDIKSSNVLLSEDWKAKITDFGLSIITPMNQTIDDIINDPVGTCGYLDPVYLKTEILTKKSDIYSFGVVLFDILCGKLAWTYNMNQLLISLVKHNFEESKLDDIVFEGIKGKIGPQSFDTFSRIAYRCLDLDREKRPTASQVLVQLKKALDFQEDFEFWEPKLPVDYKRIVRLSQNPEINLKKMKIDLYHMFCEGILLRGGKLFLTLDNNGRINEMIPARTFSDKDQRWKNAKLNPKSRFHRVAIMSDISKLMIDIKIKTQFLSPKVAYGVHLIFKFGDLKKLTSDIMYVNLKYKKGNETMHAYFAEQRDDEWMMIELFRFFNLEKVTDFKVLLESFSRYYCGNGVIYVEGIEFRSIDDVKQEGDKLKELEQVSSSNSNMGQEQQLPTEAEREREISENSEEGEKLLSEVDGKKHYMFSAEDVLYDSSNVKLFMFKTSEHPRFRKVIELRAQQVIRLKCKIESQMLSPNTDYTCYLVFKLSEKCRGLQCPVKVRNLLQRNNKEIEFLYFRSPTPWNLHDIIHVPKQREDEWMEVVVWKFNSNLDHKNGFVPINLKLISYEGMMAGLVVLGIEFRPM from the exons ATGTCTACTCCCCTAAACATTCCACTTAAAGATATTGAATCTATCACTAACAAATTTTCAGAAGCAAATTTTATAGGAAAAGGATTTCTTGGAAAGATATATCAAGGACAACTCTCAGTATCAGGAGAGTTGATCGATGTTGCTGTACGGAGATTAGATCATAGTTTTTGGCTGCAAGACATTGCTTTTGAGAAAGAGATTTCAATTCTTTCAAGTCTTAAGCATGAGAATTTGGTGTCTAATGTCGGTTTATGTAAAGAGAACCATGAGATGATCATCATAAACAAACGTGAGCCTCGTGGAAGTCTCAAAATGCATCTAAGTGACCCGAGACTTACTTGGATGAAAAGATTGAAGATTAGTGTTGGTGTTGCTAGTGTATTAAGTTACTTGCATAATCTGAAACCTAAAAGTGTTGTACATCATAACGTCAACAGCTATTCAATCTTGTTAGATGAGAAATGGGAAGCCAAATTATCTGGGTTTGAATATTCAATGATTATTCCACCAGCAAGGGATTTGGATCTAACATATGAAAAGCTCGGAATTGGGACCTACAAGTCGGATGTGTTCTCGTTTGGAATAGTATTATTTGAAATTTTGTGCAGAGAAAAAGCATTCGctggtaatgatgatgatggtagctTTAAAACTTCATTGGCCATTTTCCAGTATGAAAACAGAAAGTTGCATAAGTTTGTTGATCCAGATCTATTGAGACAAATGGATCAGCAATCGTTCAACATACTTTCAAAAACTGCGTATGATTGCTTGAAGGAGCCACGTTCACCTCCAAATATGAAAGATGTCCTCAAAAGACTTAAGAGAGCATTGGAATATCAACACAAACATGAAAGTCCT GAACGCTCAACAATTGCTCTTGAACGTCCATTACCCAACCACTTGATACTCAAG GTGAAGAACATGGAACACATGAGAATTCAGCTTAAGGATATATTGTTGGCCACCGAGAATTTTTCATCTGGTAGGCTCATTTTGTCTGGTGGATATGGTGGAGTGTACAAAGGAAAACTTCATCATGTTGATAGAAGATACTTATATGATATAGAAGGGGAGAATGAATGTGATGTGGCTATAAAACGCATCTCTGATCCAGAAGATGAGATAGCAAAAGAAGGGTTTTATGCAGAAATTGAAATGCTTACAAAATGTAAGGATTCCAACATAATCACTCTCCTTGGCTTTTGTGATGAAGGTTCTTCAATGATCCTTGTATATGAGTATGCTCCTAATAAGAGTCTTGCTGATTATATACGCAAGGAGAGTAGCATTCATAATCTTAGTTTTGCGAAACGTATAAAAATCTGCCTTGATGTTGCAAAAGGGTTGAATTGCCTGCATACCAAAGATGGTGATAGACATGAGATAGTGCACCGTGATATTAAGAGTGACAATATTCTTTTGGGAAAGAATTTGGACGCAAAGATTGGAGATTTTGGACTCTCCACATTTGTGTCCGTGAGTAAAGAGCTTAATCCTCTATATTACACTATAAATGCGGGCACAAAAGCGTACATGGATCCACAGTATGCGAAGGAAAAGAAGTTGAAAATAGAAATTGATGTTTATAGTTTTGGAGTCGTCCTGTTTGAAATTCTATTTGGGAAGTTGGCCTATGATCCAATTTTTTCTTCTAGGAATAATAAGGGGCTTGCTGTCGTAGCGTGTCAACACTTTGAAAGTGGAACATTAATTGAAATGGTAGATCCAAAAATAAAACAAGAAACTATTGAAACCATATTTGCTTCAGTTATAGGACCCAATCAAGATTCCGTGAACACATTTTCACAAATCGCATTTCAGTGTTTGAATGAGAGTCAAAACCATCGCCCAACAATGAAAGTCGTTATCAAGGAACTTCAGAAAGCACTACTCTTTCAA GAGAACCGCAAAGACATCTTCCGAGCTCCACTTGACGTCATAAAATTAGCCACAAATAATTTCAGTGATAGTCAATGCATCGAGAAGGAAGGTTTTTGGAATACATATAGAGGAGAAATTTCACATGCTAGTAGTGGACATACTATTATTTGTGATGTGAAGCGGCTAGATACCAGTCGTCTTGAAACAGAAGACGCATTTCCCACGGAGCTTAAGATACTTTTGGAGCATAAACATGAGAACATAATTAGTCTTCTAGGCTATTGCGATGAAAAGGATGAGAAAATCATTGTATATGAGCATGCTTCCTCAGGAAGTCTTAATAAGTATTTGAACGATGGCAGTGTTACGTGGGCAAAACGTCTTGAAATATCCATCGACATTGCACGTGGTCTAGAATTTCTTCATGAAGGTATTGTAGCAGATGAGATAGTCATACATAGGGACATCAAAAGTGGAAACATCCGCTTAGATGGTGATATGAAAGCTAAAATTGCTGGTTTTGGGCTTTCTATCATACGTTTGACAAATCAAAAAAAGGTCTTTTTGACTGACTATGTGTCAGGCACAAAGTTCTACATTGACCCGGATTATTTTAAAAAAGGTTTGTTAAGCAAAGAATGTGACATATACTCGTTTGGTGTTGTTTTATTTGAGATCATGCTACGAAAATTCGCATACTCAGATGAAATGTTGGACCATATTGGCCCTACACTTAAAGGTCTCTATAAAAAAGGAAAACTGGACGAGATGGTGGTTGAGGGTACAACGGAACAAATATCTCCCGAGTCATTGACCATATTTAAAAGGATTGCCATTCAATGCTTACATGATATAAGAGAAGAACGGCCAACTGCAAGCGAATTGGTTATCCAACTTAAGAAGGCACTTGAAATCCAA GAAAAGGGCATGGACATCATCAAAATTTCATTTGAAGACATAAAATCTGCCACAGATAACTTCAATGAAAAGAGGTGCATTGGAAAAGGAGGATTTGGGAAGGTGTATAAAGGAATACTTCCACATGCTAATGGGCAGAACATAATTGTTGCTGCAAAGCGGTTGCAAAGGAATGGAACCTCCGGTCAAGGAGACCCTGAATTTCATCAAGAGCTCGAAATTCTATTCAAGTTTAAACACAAGAATATCATCAATTTAGAAGGCTATTGTGACGAAATGGATGAAAAGATTGTTGTGTACGAGTATGCATCTAAAGAAAGTCTTGATAAGTGGTTGAACAATAAGAGTCTTACATGGTTGAAACGGCTCGCGATATGCATTGATATTGCAAGTGGATTAGATTTTCTTCATGGAGGTTTTTCAAGGCAAGAAGCGGTAATACATAGGGACATCAAAAGTAGTAATGTTCTGCTGAGTGAGGACTGGAAAGCAAAAATCACTGATTTTGGGCTTTCCATAATAACACCAATGAATCAGACAATAGACGACATCATTAACGATCCTGTCGGCACGTGTGGATATTTAGACCCAGTATATTTAAAGACTGAGATCTTAACAAAGAAATCAGATATATACTCATTTGGTGTGGTTTTATTCGACATATTGTGTGGAAAACTTGCGTGGACTTACAATATGAACCAACTTCTAATCTCTTTAGTCAAACACAATTTTGAAGAAAGTAAACTCGATGATATAGTGTTTGAGGGAATCAAGGGAAAAATTGGGCCGCAATCATTTGATACGTTTTCAAGGATTGCCTATCGATGCCTAGATCTTGACAGAGAGAAACGACCAACAGCTAGCCAAGTGCTCGTACAACTTAAAAAAGCATTGGATTTCCAA GAGGATTTTGAATTCTGGGAGCCCAAATTGCCGGTTGATTACAAACGAATAGTTCGATTGTCACAAAACCCCGAGATCAACTTGAAGAAAATGAAAATAGATCTCTATCACATGTTCTGTGAAGGAATCCTCCTTCGAGGAGGCAAACTG TTTCTTACTTTGGACAATAATGGAAGAATAAATGAAATGATACCTGCAAGAACGTTTTCTGACAAGGATCAAAGATGGAAAAATGCTAAGCTTAATCCGAAATCAAG GTTTCACAGAGTTGCGATAATGTCGGATATTTCAAAATTAATGATCGATATCAAGATAAAAACTCAATTTCTATCACCAAAAGTCGCATATGGTGTTCATCTAATCTTCAAATTTGGGGATTTAAAGAAACTTACAAGTGACATCATGTATGTCAACCTTAAGTACAAAAAGGGGAACGAGACAATGCATGCGTACTTTGCAGAACAGAGAGATGACGAGTGGATGATGATTGAATTGTTTCGATTCTTTAATTTAGAGAAAGTTACTGACTTCAAGGTTTTACTAGAGAGCTTTTCACGATACTATTGCGGAAACGGTGTCATCTATGTTGAAGGCATTGAGTTTCGATCTATTGACGAT GTGAAACAAGAAGGTGATAAATTAAAGGAACTTGAACAAGTATCGAGTTCAAACTCGAACATGGGTCAGGAGCAACAATTGCCAACTGAAGCTGAAAGAGAACGAGAAATATCCGAAAACTCTGAAGAGGGTGAAAag TTGTTAAGTGAAGTAGATGGAAAGAAGCATTATATGTTTTCTGCAGAAGACGTTTTGTATGACTCTTCTAATGTGAAGCTCTTTATGTTCAAAACCTCTGAACACCCCAG aTTCCGAAAGGTGATTGAGCTTCGAGCGCAACAAGTAATCCGTCTCAAATGCAAGATTGAAAGCCAGATGTTGTCACCTAATACAGATTACACGTGTTACCTTGTATTCAAGCTTTCTGAAAAATGCCGTGGGTTGCAGTGTCCTGTGAAAGTACGAAATCTACTTCAACGTAACAACAAAGAGATTGAATTTCTTTATTTTAGATCCCCAACTCCATGGAATTTACATGACATCATACATGTTCCAAAGCAAAGGGAAGATGAATGGATGGAGGTTGTTGTGTGGAAATTTAACTCAAATCTTGACCATAAAAACGGGTTTGTTCCTATCAATTTGAAACTTATAAGTTACGAAGGTATGATGGCTGGCCTTGTTGTACTTGGCATCGAGTTTCGGCCAATGTAA